The following proteins are encoded in a genomic region of Bubalus kerabau isolate K-KA32 ecotype Philippines breed swamp buffalo chromosome 15, PCC_UOA_SB_1v2, whole genome shotgun sequence:
- the BDNF gene encoding brain-derived neurotrophic factor isoform X3 — translation MFHQVRRVMTILFLTMVISYFGCMKAAPMKEANLRAQGSLAYPGVRTHGTLESMNGPKVGSRGLTSSSSLADTFEHVIEELLDEDQKVRPSEENNKDADMYTSRVMLSSQVPLEPPLLFLLEEYKNYLDAANMSMRVRRHSDPARRGELSVCDSISEWVTAADKKTAVDMSGGTVTVLEKVPVSKGQLKQYFYETKCNPMGYTKEGCRGIDKRHWNSQCRTTQSYVRALTMDSKKRIGWRFIRIDTSCVCTLTIKRGR, via the coding sequence TTCCACCAGGTGAGAAGAGTGATGACCATCCTTTTCCTTACTATGGTTATTTCATACTTCGGTTGCATGAAGGCTGCCCCCATGAAAGAAGCCAACCTCCGAGCACAAGGCAGCTTGGCCTACCCAGGTGTGCGGACCCATGGGACTCTAGAGAGCATGAATGGGCCCAAGGTGGGTTCAAGAGGCCTGACGTCCTCGTCGTCTTTGGCTGACACTTTTGAACACGTGATCGAAGAGCTGTTGGACGAGGACCAGAAAGTTCGGCCCAGCGAGGAAAATAATAAAGACGCGGACATGTACACGTCCCGGGTGATGCTCAGCAGTCAAGTGCCTTTGGAGccccctctcctcttcctgctcGAGGAATACAAAAATTACCTGGATGCCGCAAACATGTCCATGAGGGTCCGGCGCCACTCGGACCCCGCCCGCCGCGGGGAGCTGAGCGTGTGTGACAGCATCAGCGAGTGGGTGACCGCAGCGGATAAAAAGACTGCAGTGGACATGTCGGGCGGGACGGTCACGGTCCTTGAAAAAGTCCCCGTCTCGAAAGGCCAGCTGAAGCAGTACTTCTACGAGACCAAGTGCAATCCCATGGGTTACACGAAGGAGGGCTGCAGGGGCATAGACAAGAGGCATTGGAACTCCCAGTGCCGAACTACCCAGTCGTACGTGCGGGCCCTCACCATGGATAGCAAAAAGCGTATTGGCTGGCGGTTCATACGGATAGACACTTCTTGTGTATGTACACTGACCATTAAGAGGGGAAGATAG
- the BDNF gene encoding brain-derived neurotrophic factor isoform X2 — MNNMPRWASEFHQVRRVMTILFLTMVISYFGCMKAAPMKEANLRAQGSLAYPGVRTHGTLESMNGPKVGSRGLTSSSSLADTFEHVIEELLDEDQKVRPSEENNKDADMYTSRVMLSSQVPLEPPLLFLLEEYKNYLDAANMSMRVRRHSDPARRGELSVCDSISEWVTAADKKTAVDMSGGTVTVLEKVPVSKGQLKQYFYETKCNPMGYTKEGCRGIDKRHWNSQCRTTQSYVRALTMDSKKRIGWRFIRIDTSCVCTLTIKRGR, encoded by the coding sequence TTCCACCAGGTGAGAAGAGTGATGACCATCCTTTTCCTTACTATGGTTATTTCATACTTCGGTTGCATGAAGGCTGCCCCCATGAAAGAAGCCAACCTCCGAGCACAAGGCAGCTTGGCCTACCCAGGTGTGCGGACCCATGGGACTCTAGAGAGCATGAATGGGCCCAAGGTGGGTTCAAGAGGCCTGACGTCCTCGTCGTCTTTGGCTGACACTTTTGAACACGTGATCGAAGAGCTGTTGGACGAGGACCAGAAAGTTCGGCCCAGCGAGGAAAATAATAAAGACGCGGACATGTACACGTCCCGGGTGATGCTCAGCAGTCAAGTGCCTTTGGAGccccctctcctcttcctgctcGAGGAATACAAAAATTACCTGGATGCCGCAAACATGTCCATGAGGGTCCGGCGCCACTCGGACCCCGCCCGCCGCGGGGAGCTGAGCGTGTGTGACAGCATCAGCGAGTGGGTGACCGCAGCGGATAAAAAGACTGCAGTGGACATGTCGGGCGGGACGGTCACGGTCCTTGAAAAAGTCCCCGTCTCGAAAGGCCAGCTGAAGCAGTACTTCTACGAGACCAAGTGCAATCCCATGGGTTACACGAAGGAGGGCTGCAGGGGCATAGACAAGAGGCATTGGAACTCCCAGTGCCGAACTACCCAGTCGTACGTGCGGGCCCTCACCATGGATAGCAAAAAGCGTATTGGCTGGCGGTTCATACGGATAGACACTTCTTGTGTATGTACACTGACCATTAAGAGGGGAAGATAG
- the BDNF gene encoding brain-derived neurotrophic factor isoform X4, protein MTILFLTMVISYFGCMKAAPMKEANLRAQGSLAYPGVRTHGTLESMNGPKVGSRGLTSSSSLADTFEHVIEELLDEDQKVRPSEENNKDADMYTSRVMLSSQVPLEPPLLFLLEEYKNYLDAANMSMRVRRHSDPARRGELSVCDSISEWVTAADKKTAVDMSGGTVTVLEKVPVSKGQLKQYFYETKCNPMGYTKEGCRGIDKRHWNSQCRTTQSYVRALTMDSKKRIGWRFIRIDTSCVCTLTIKRGR, encoded by the coding sequence ATGACCATCCTTTTCCTTACTATGGTTATTTCATACTTCGGTTGCATGAAGGCTGCCCCCATGAAAGAAGCCAACCTCCGAGCACAAGGCAGCTTGGCCTACCCAGGTGTGCGGACCCATGGGACTCTAGAGAGCATGAATGGGCCCAAGGTGGGTTCAAGAGGCCTGACGTCCTCGTCGTCTTTGGCTGACACTTTTGAACACGTGATCGAAGAGCTGTTGGACGAGGACCAGAAAGTTCGGCCCAGCGAGGAAAATAATAAAGACGCGGACATGTACACGTCCCGGGTGATGCTCAGCAGTCAAGTGCCTTTGGAGccccctctcctcttcctgctcGAGGAATACAAAAATTACCTGGATGCCGCAAACATGTCCATGAGGGTCCGGCGCCACTCGGACCCCGCCCGCCGCGGGGAGCTGAGCGTGTGTGACAGCATCAGCGAGTGGGTGACCGCAGCGGATAAAAAGACTGCAGTGGACATGTCGGGCGGGACGGTCACGGTCCTTGAAAAAGTCCCCGTCTCGAAAGGCCAGCTGAAGCAGTACTTCTACGAGACCAAGTGCAATCCCATGGGTTACACGAAGGAGGGCTGCAGGGGCATAGACAAGAGGCATTGGAACTCCCAGTGCCGAACTACCCAGTCGTACGTGCGGGCCCTCACCATGGATAGCAAAAAGCGTATTGGCTGGCGGTTCATACGGATAGACACTTCTTGTGTATGTACACTGACCATTAAGAGGGGAAGATAG